One segment of Phaeacidiphilus oryzae TH49 DNA contains the following:
- a CDS encoding MerR family transcriptional regulator — MSSRNDELWSYVEIAAHIGVKTETVRSYRRHGLLPQPDRTDRLGHPRWYPQTIRDWAGSRPGNRG; from the coding sequence ATGAGTTCGAGGAACGACGAGCTCTGGTCCTATGTGGAGATCGCCGCCCACATCGGCGTCAAGACCGAGACGGTCCGGTCCTACCGCCGGCACGGCCTCCTACCCCAGCCCGATCGCACCGATCGCCTCGGGCATCCACGCTGGTACCCCCAGACGATCCGGGACTGGGCCGGGAGCCGCCCCGGAAACCGCGGCTGA